A section of the Subtercola frigoramans genome encodes:
- the uvrC gene encoding excinuclease ABC subunit UvrC, with protein sequence MSDTVSYRPKAGEIPTQPGVYRFRDESGRVLYVGKAQNLRARLSNYFAPLRSLHERTRRMVTTASSVEWTVVATDIEALQLEYTWIKEFEPPFNVKFRDDKTYPFMAITLADEAPRVMVTRNQKIKGAKYFGPYPKIWAVHETIDLMIKAFPIRTCSDSSYKKAMQSGRPCFPGQIGRCGGPCSGKVTIEEHRELVNDFIAFMNGHDKRFVTEATKRMREASEAQEYEKAARYRDQLQALDAVLEKSNVVLADSVDTDLFGIEHDELAAAVQQFIVRGGRIRGVRAWMVDKELDLSTAELVDSILQTAYDGFVPPREIIVPDLPDDAEELEQWLSQRRGTSKVALKTAQRGEKAALMQTATLNAKNALMLYKMRRSTDFVARTEALTDIQNGLGMPDAPLRMECFDVSHLGGTNVVASMVVFEDGLARKDQYRRFTIPETTDDTDSIYQVITRRLAYLEEGSERADSDTAAKKFSYPPNLLIVDGGQPQVQAAARALKESGVTGIFLCGLAKRLEEIWLPDDDFPVILPRGSEALFLLQRIRDEAHRFAITHQRARRKRDITSVLSEIPGLGPARVKTLLKEFGSVTKLKQASAEQIAEVKGIGEVLATTIHHQLRS encoded by the coding sequence ATGAGCGACACCGTCAGCTATCGCCCGAAGGCAGGGGAGATCCCGACCCAGCCCGGTGTCTACCGCTTCCGTGACGAGTCAGGCCGGGTGCTCTACGTGGGGAAGGCGCAGAACCTTCGCGCCCGCCTGAGCAACTACTTCGCACCTCTGCGGAGCCTGCACGAGCGCACCCGCCGAATGGTCACCACAGCATCCAGTGTCGAATGGACCGTTGTGGCCACCGACATCGAGGCGCTGCAACTCGAATACACCTGGATCAAGGAGTTCGAACCGCCGTTCAACGTCAAGTTCCGTGACGACAAGACCTACCCGTTCATGGCGATCACCCTGGCCGACGAGGCACCGCGGGTGATGGTGACGCGCAACCAGAAGATCAAAGGCGCGAAGTACTTCGGCCCGTACCCCAAGATCTGGGCGGTGCACGAGACGATCGACCTGATGATCAAGGCCTTTCCCATTCGCACCTGCTCCGACTCGAGCTACAAGAAGGCCATGCAGAGCGGACGGCCCTGCTTTCCCGGCCAGATCGGCCGCTGCGGCGGGCCCTGCTCCGGCAAGGTCACCATCGAAGAGCACCGTGAGCTGGTCAACGACTTCATCGCCTTCATGAACGGCCACGACAAGAGGTTCGTCACCGAAGCGACGAAACGTATGCGTGAGGCTTCAGAGGCGCAGGAGTACGAGAAGGCGGCGCGTTACCGCGACCAGCTGCAGGCGCTCGACGCGGTGCTTGAGAAGAGCAACGTTGTCCTGGCCGACAGCGTCGACACCGACCTGTTCGGTATCGAGCACGACGAGCTGGCCGCTGCCGTGCAGCAGTTCATCGTTCGCGGAGGCCGCATTCGCGGAGTCAGAGCCTGGATGGTCGACAAGGAGCTCGATCTGAGCACCGCCGAACTCGTGGACTCCATCCTGCAGACCGCGTACGACGGTTTCGTCCCGCCGCGCGAGATAATCGTGCCCGACCTCCCCGACGACGCCGAAGAGCTCGAGCAGTGGCTCTCCCAGCGTCGCGGCACCTCGAAAGTCGCGCTGAAGACGGCCCAGCGAGGCGAGAAGGCCGCCCTCATGCAGACGGCCACCCTCAACGCGAAGAACGCCCTCATGCTCTACAAGATGCGACGCAGCACCGACTTCGTCGCACGCACCGAAGCCCTCACCGACATCCAGAACGGGCTCGGGATGCCCGACGCGCCCCTGCGCATGGAGTGCTTCGACGTCTCGCACCTGGGCGGCACCAACGTCGTCGCCTCGATGGTGGTCTTCGAAGACGGGCTGGCCCGCAAAGACCAGTACCGGCGGTTCACCATCCCCGAGACGACAGACGACACCGACTCGATCTACCAGGTGATCACCCGCAGGCTCGCCTACCTCGAAGAGGGTTCAGAACGAGCCGACTCCGACACTGCTGCGAAGAAGTTCTCGTACCCGCCGAACCTGCTCATCGTCGACGGCGGCCAGCCGCAGGTGCAGGCCGCCGCCCGCGCGCTGAAGGAGTCCGGTGTCACCGGCATCTTCCTGTGCGGCCTGGCGAAGCGGCTGGAGGAGATCTGGTTGCCCGACGACGACTTCCCGGTCATCCTGCCGCGCGGCAGTGAGGCCCTGTTCCTGCTGCAGCGTATCCGCGACGAAGCCCACCGCTTTGCCATCACGCACCAGCGGGCCAGGCGCAAACGCGACATCACCTCGGTGCTCTCCGAGATCCCGGGCCTCGGCCCGGCCCGCGTGAAGACACTGCTCAAGGAGTTCGGCTCTGTCACCAAGCTGAAGCAGGCGAGCGCCGAGCAGATCGCAGAGGTGAAGGGCATCGGCGAGGTGCTGGCTACGACGATCCACCATCAGTTGCGGTCGTAG
- the rapZ gene encoding RNase adapter RapZ: MTLDTAQQQEVLIVTGMSGAGRSTVANALEDLGWYVVDNLPPQMLRPLVDLAEHAGQALPRLAAVVDVRGRDFFSDLQDIIQALRSGIQLRVVFLEATDAALVRRFEQVRRPHPLQGNGTLLDGIGAERARMTAIRESSDIIIDTSDLNIHQLATVVAERFAAVDTAGVQVTVMSFGFKYGAPSDADAMADCRFIPNPFWIPELRDKTGLDVEVADYVLAQEGAEEFIDNYAKALAPVLAGYQRENKRHATIAIGCTGGKHRSVAVARKLAELISTNPGVAVSIKHRDLGRE; encoded by the coding sequence ATGACACTCGACACTGCCCAGCAGCAGGAAGTGCTCATCGTGACTGGAATGTCGGGTGCTGGCCGTTCGACGGTCGCGAATGCGCTCGAAGATCTCGGCTGGTACGTCGTCGACAACCTGCCTCCCCAGATGCTCCGGCCGCTGGTCGACCTGGCAGAGCACGCCGGCCAGGCACTGCCCCGCCTCGCCGCCGTGGTCGATGTGCGTGGACGTGACTTCTTCTCTGACCTGCAGGACATCATCCAGGCTCTCCGCAGCGGCATCCAGCTTCGAGTGGTCTTCCTCGAGGCGACAGATGCCGCGCTGGTGCGGCGCTTCGAACAGGTGCGTCGCCCGCACCCTCTCCAGGGCAACGGCACCCTGCTCGACGGCATCGGTGCGGAGCGGGCACGCATGACCGCCATCCGCGAGTCCAGTGACATCATCATCGACACCTCAGACCTCAATATCCACCAGCTGGCAACCGTGGTGGCCGAGCGCTTCGCCGCGGTCGACACGGCTGGCGTGCAGGTCACAGTGATGAGTTTCGGGTTCAAGTACGGCGCCCCCTCCGATGCCGACGCAATGGCCGACTGCCGCTTCATCCCCAACCCCTTCTGGATTCCCGAACTGCGCGACAAGACCGGCCTCGACGTCGAGGTTGCAGACTACGTGCTCGCCCAGGAGGGTGCAGAGGAGTTCATCGACAACTACGCGAAGGCGCTTGCTCCCGTTCTGGCTGGGTACCAACGCGAGAACAAACGGCACGCCACGATTGCCATAGGCTGCACGGGCGGCAAACACCGTTCGGTGGCCGTTGCCCGCAAGCTCGCCGAACTGATCAGCACCAATCCCGGCGTCGCCGTGAGTATCAAGCACCGCGACCTCGGGCGCGAATAA
- the whiA gene encoding DNA-binding protein WhiA yields the protein MALTADVKTELTGVVVSKTAARAAELATILRFAGGLHLISGRIAIEAELETTELVKRVRKDLAELYGVRGDVSLIAASGARRSSYYLVRVLDGGETLARQTGLLDARRRPIRGLPNRLTTGSVEELAAVWRGAFLAQGSLTDPGRSAALEVICPGNESAMALVGAAARLHVAAKAREVRGVHRVVIRDGEAIASMLGLMGAKESVARWEEMRQRREVRATANRLVNFDDANLRRSAQAAVAACSRVERALEIIGDEVPEHLRYAGELRLNFRDASLDELGSHAEPPMTKDAIAGRIRRLLAMADKKATDLGIPGTDANLPPDLDD from the coding sequence TTGGCTCTCACCGCCGATGTCAAGACCGAACTGACCGGAGTCGTTGTCAGCAAGACAGCAGCCCGGGCCGCCGAACTGGCGACGATACTGAGGTTCGCCGGGGGTCTGCACCTGATCTCGGGTCGAATCGCCATCGAGGCTGAACTCGAAACGACCGAACTCGTCAAACGCGTGCGCAAGGACCTCGCCGAACTGTACGGAGTCCGGGGCGACGTGTCGCTCATTGCGGCTTCGGGCGCCAGGCGAAGCAGCTACTACCTGGTGCGGGTTCTCGACGGCGGCGAGACTCTGGCCCGCCAGACAGGCCTGCTGGATGCCCGGCGGCGCCCGATCAGGGGCCTCCCCAACCGCCTCACAACCGGGTCGGTTGAAGAGCTCGCCGCGGTCTGGCGTGGAGCGTTCCTCGCCCAGGGTTCGCTGACGGATCCCGGACGCTCTGCCGCACTCGAGGTGATCTGCCCCGGCAACGAGTCGGCAATGGCTCTCGTCGGCGCTGCAGCTCGCCTGCACGTTGCGGCGAAAGCACGGGAAGTGCGCGGGGTACACCGGGTGGTCATCCGTGACGGCGAGGCGATCGCCTCGATGCTCGGGTTGATGGGCGCGAAGGAATCTGTCGCGCGCTGGGAGGAGATGCGCCAGCGCCGCGAGGTCCGCGCCACGGCCAACCGGCTGGTGAACTTCGACGATGCGAACCTCCGCCGCTCAGCGCAGGCCGCCGTGGCCGCGTGCTCGCGGGTGGAACGCGCGCTCGAGATCATCGGCGACGAGGTTCCGGAGCACTTGCGTTATGCAGGTGAACTCCGGTTGAACTTTCGTGATGCCAGCCTCGACGAACTCGGTTCCCATGCCGAACCACCGATGACCAAGGATGCGATCGCCGGGCGTATCCGTCGCCTACTCGCGATGGCAGACAAGAAGGCGACAGACCTCGGAATCCCCGGCACTGACGCGAACCTTCCGCCCGATCTGGACGACTGA
- a CDS encoding superoxide dismutase, which yields MAEYTLPDLPYDYAALEPHISATIMTLHHDKHHATYVAGANAALAQLADARDSENLAVVNKLEKDLAFNLGGHVNHSIFWTNLSPEGGEPTGELAAGIDEFFGSFDKFKAHFTAVALGVQGSGWSVLAYDVIGKKLSIFQLFDQQGNVPFGLVPLLMLDVWEHAYYLDYKNVRPDYVKAFWNIVNWENVASRYAAASSKTDGLLILS from the coding sequence ATGGCTGAATACACCCTTCCAGATCTTCCCTACGACTACGCAGCACTTGAGCCGCACATCAGTGCGACGATCATGACGCTGCACCACGACAAGCACCACGCGACCTACGTCGCGGGCGCGAACGCCGCGCTTGCCCAGCTTGCCGACGCTCGCGACTCCGAGAACCTCGCGGTCGTCAACAAGCTCGAGAAGGACCTCGCCTTCAACCTCGGTGGCCACGTCAACCACTCGATCTTCTGGACGAACCTGTCTCCCGAGGGTGGCGAGCCGACCGGCGAGCTGGCCGCCGGCATCGACGAGTTCTTCGGCTCGTTCGACAAGTTCAAGGCCCACTTCACCGCCGTCGCGCTCGGCGTCCAGGGTTCCGGCTGGTCCGTTCTCGCCTACGACGTCATCGGCAAGAAACTCAGCATCTTCCAGCTCTTCGACCAGCAGGGCAACGTGCCGTTCGGCCTCGTTCCGCTGCTCATGCTCGACGTCTGGGAGCACGCGTACTACCTCGACTACAAGAACGTGCGCCCCGACTACGTCAAGGCGTTCTGGAACATCGTCAACTGGGAGAACGTCGCATCGCGGTACGCCGCTGCGAGCTCTAAGACTGACGGTCTGCTGATACTGTCATAG
- the gap gene encoding type I glyceraldehyde-3-phosphate dehydrogenase, producing MSVKIGINGFGRIGRNYFRAALAKGSDIEIVAVNDLTDNKALAHLLKYDTIGGRLNATVELDGDNIVVNGKPILVLAERDPANLPWGELGVDIVIESTGRFTKSSDARKHIEGGAKKVIVSAPATGDDVATLVLGVNEGTYDSAIHDIISNASCTTNCLAPLAKVFMDNFGIERGLMTTVHAYTADQNLQDGPHSDLRRARAAAANIIPTSTGAAKALGLVIPELVGKLDGYALRVPVPTGSITDLTIETSSVVTVEQVNAAYKAAAEGPLKGILKYTEDEIVSSDIVGDPHSSIFDAGLTKVIGNQVKVASWYDNEWGYSNRLVDITEFVAAKL from the coding sequence GTGTCTGTCAAGATCGGTATCAACGGCTTCGGCCGCATCGGCCGCAACTACTTCAGAGCAGCCCTCGCCAAGGGCAGCGACATCGAGATCGTTGCTGTCAACGACCTCACCGACAACAAGGCTCTCGCCCATCTGCTGAAGTACGACACCATCGGTGGCCGTCTGAACGCAACCGTCGAACTCGACGGTGACAACATCGTCGTCAACGGCAAGCCGATCCTGGTGCTCGCCGAGCGCGACCCCGCAAACCTCCCCTGGGGCGAGCTCGGTGTCGACATCGTCATCGAGTCGACCGGCCGCTTCACCAAGTCGTCGGATGCCCGCAAGCACATCGAGGGCGGCGCCAAGAAGGTCATCGTCTCGGCTCCCGCCACCGGCGACGACGTGGCGACCCTCGTACTCGGTGTCAACGAAGGCACCTACGACTCTGCCATCCACGACATCATCTCGAACGCCTCGTGCACCACGAACTGCCTCGCGCCACTGGCCAAGGTCTTCATGGACAACTTCGGCATCGAGCGCGGGCTCATGACGACGGTTCACGCCTACACGGCCGACCAGAACCTGCAGGACGGGCCGCACAGCGATCTCCGCCGTGCCCGTGCCGCCGCTGCGAACATCATCCCGACGTCGACCGGTGCCGCCAAGGCACTCGGCCTCGTCATCCCCGAACTCGTCGGCAAGCTCGACGGCTACGCCCTTCGCGTTCCCGTGCCCACCGGCTCGATCACCGACCTCACCATCGAGACGAGCTCGGTCGTCACCGTCGAGCAGGTCAACGCCGCTTACAAGGCCGCCGCTGAGGGCCCCCTCAAGGGCATCCTCAAGTACACCGAAGACGAGATCGTCTCCAGCGACATCGTCGGCGACCCGCACTCCTCGATTTTCGACGCCGGCCTGACCAAGGTCATCGGCAACCAGGTCAAGGTCGCGTCGTGGTACGACAACGAGTGGGGCTACTCCAACCGCCTCGTCGACATCACCGAGTTCGTTGCCGCAAAGCTGTAA
- a CDS encoding phosphoglycerate kinase: MTIRTLDSLGSLAGKTVIIRCDLNVPLKDGIITDDGRVRASLPTLQALAAQGARVVIVSHLGRPEGKPEAKYSLAPVAERLSELLGAPVAFATDTVGESAAAAASDLSDGGFALLENLRFNAGETSKDADARRTFAEQLISAVSADAFVSDGFGVVHRKQASVFELAELLPSAAGLLIESELHVLDQLTETPTRPYAVVLGGSKVSDKLGVIGHLLPKVDTLLIGGGMLFTFLAAQGFQVGASLLEKDQIETVKGYLAKAKELGVTIVLPTDVVVASKFGADAEHTVTSAETIEETPFGASGLGLDIGPDTSAAFAAVIEASHTVFWNGPMGVFELAPFAEGTRAVAAALTRVDGLGVVGGGDSAAAVRALGFTDDQFGHISTGGGASLEFLEGKRLPGLEVLGW; encoded by the coding sequence GTGACGATACGCACCCTCGATTCCCTCGGGTCGCTCGCCGGTAAGACGGTCATCATCCGATGCGATCTGAACGTGCCATTGAAAGACGGCATCATCACCGACGACGGGCGAGTACGCGCGTCACTTCCCACGCTCCAGGCTCTTGCAGCCCAGGGTGCCCGGGTGGTCATTGTGAGCCACCTCGGGCGCCCTGAGGGCAAGCCTGAAGCGAAGTACAGCCTTGCCCCTGTGGCAGAACGATTGTCCGAGCTTCTCGGTGCCCCGGTGGCTTTCGCGACCGACACCGTGGGCGAGTCTGCTGCTGCCGCAGCATCCGATCTCTCAGACGGCGGATTCGCCCTGCTCGAAAACCTGCGATTCAATGCTGGTGAGACGAGCAAAGACGCGGATGCCCGGCGCACCTTCGCCGAACAACTCATCTCAGCCGTGTCAGCCGACGCCTTCGTCTCCGATGGATTCGGCGTCGTACATCGCAAGCAGGCGAGCGTCTTCGAACTCGCCGAACTGCTGCCGAGCGCCGCGGGCCTGCTCATCGAGAGCGAACTCCACGTTCTCGACCAGCTGACCGAGACGCCTACGCGCCCCTATGCCGTGGTGCTCGGAGGTTCGAAGGTCTCCGACAAACTCGGAGTCATCGGCCACCTCCTGCCCAAGGTCGACACGCTGCTCATCGGTGGCGGAATGCTCTTCACCTTCCTTGCGGCACAGGGCTTCCAGGTGGGCGCCAGCCTGCTCGAGAAAGACCAGATCGAGACCGTGAAGGGTTACCTCGCCAAGGCGAAGGAGCTCGGCGTCACGATCGTCCTTCCCACCGATGTCGTGGTCGCGTCGAAGTTCGGTGCAGACGCAGAACACACGGTGACCTCTGCTGAGACGATCGAAGAGACTCCGTTCGGAGCGAGCGGGCTCGGGCTCGACATCGGGCCCGACACTTCTGCCGCCTTCGCTGCGGTCATCGAGGCCTCGCACACCGTCTTCTGGAACGGCCCGATGGGTGTGTTCGAACTCGCGCCGTTCGCCGAAGGAACCCGTGCAGTCGCCGCCGCACTCACGCGCGTCGACGGCCTCGGCGTCGTCGGAGGTGGCGATTCAGCCGCTGCCGTTCGCGCACTTGGATTCACAGACGACCAATTCGGTCACATTTCAACTGGTGGCGGCGCGAGCCTCGAATTCCTCGAAGGCAAACGCCTGCCCGGCCTGGAGGTCCTCGGATGGTAA